The following coding sequences are from one uncultured Desulfobacter sp. window:
- the rpsE gene encoding 30S ribosomal protein S5: MEDTGLIDKVVRINRVAKVVKGGRNFTFTALVVVGDGEGSVGYGLGRAKEVPEAIRKGMEKAKRNMKKVAILNGTVPFEVLGHAGSGRVLLKPASPGTGLIAGGGIRAVLEAAGVTDILTKCIGSHNTQNIVRATMAGLQSLCTKEEVAKRRGLNPEEI, encoded by the coding sequence ATGGAAGATACAGGGCTGATCGATAAGGTCGTCAGAATTAACCGTGTTGCGAAGGTCGTTAAAGGTGGCCGAAACTTTACTTTTACTGCCCTGGTTGTGGTCGGTGATGGTGAAGGCAGCGTGGGATATGGACTTGGACGAGCCAAAGAAGTTCCTGAAGCCATTCGAAAAGGCATGGAAAAAGCCAAACGAAATATGAAAAAAGTCGCTATCCTCAATGGTACGGTTCCCTTTGAAGTTCTGGGACACGCCGGATCAGGGCGGGTTCTTCTTAAACCGGCTTCTCCCGGTACGGGATTGATTGCCGGTGGCGGTATTCGTGCGGTCCTTGAGGCAGCAGGTGTAACCGATATTTTGACCAAATGTATTGGTTCACACAACACCCAGAATATTGTAAGAGCCACCATGGCCGGTCTCCAATCCTTGTGTACCAAGGAAGAAGTTGCCAAAAGACGCGGGCTTAACCCTGAAGAAATATAA
- the rplR gene encoding 50S ribosomal protein L18, with amino-acid sequence MANTSPRLVARLKRKKRIRKNIFGNQERPRLSVFRTAKHIYAQIIDDTKGTTLAAASTLDKEYKDTPVEGKKQDVAKAVGNLIGKRAMDKGIRKVVFDRNGFLFHGRVKALSDGAREAGLEF; translated from the coding sequence ATGGCGAATACATCACCAAGGCTGGTTGCACGGCTTAAAAGAAAAAAACGGATTAGAAAAAATATATTTGGCAATCAGGAACGTCCCCGACTTAGCGTTTTCAGAACGGCCAAACATATTTACGCCCAGATTATAGATGACACAAAAGGCACTACGCTGGCTGCCGCATCCACCCTCGATAAAGAGTACAAAGATACACCTGTTGAGGGTAAAAAACAGGATGTTGCAAAGGCTGTGGGTAACCTTATCGGCAAAAGGGCAATGGACAAAGGAATTAGAAAGGTTGTTTTTGACCGGAATGGGTTCCTTTTTCACGGACGCGTAAAAGCACTTTCAGACGGGGCCCGGGAAGCCGGTCTTGAATTCTAA
- the rplF gene encoding 50S ribosomal protein L6, whose translation MSRIGKKPVQLPDKVQITLDGDTINVKGPKGSLDRKLHPAVNIEIDNQVLSVSTDTSDKKKVALQGLFRSLIFNMVHGVTEGYEKKLILSGIGYRAETKGKNLVLSVGYSNPVDFALPDGVTAAVDKNVEVTLSCIDKELLGQAAANIRAIRPPEPYKGKGIMYADERIIRKAGKTAGKD comes from the coding sequence ATGTCCAGAATAGGAAAAAAGCCGGTTCAGCTTCCAGATAAGGTTCAGATCACCCTTGATGGCGATACCATCAATGTCAAAGGGCCTAAAGGCAGTCTTGACCGCAAGCTGCATCCGGCAGTCAATATTGAAATTGATAATCAGGTGTTAAGTGTATCCACCGACACCTCTGATAAAAAGAAAGTGGCACTTCAGGGGCTTTTCAGGTCTCTCATTTTTAACATGGTACATGGTGTCACTGAAGGTTATGAGAAAAAACTGATACTTTCCGGCATTGGCTACCGGGCTGAGACCAAAGGAAAAAATCTGGTTTTGTCTGTTGGGTACTCAAACCCTGTGGATTTTGCCCTGCCTGATGGTGTAACTGCTGCTGTGGACAAAAACGTCGAAGTTACCCTTAGCTGTATCGATAAAGAGCTTTTGGGTCAGGCTGCAGCAAATATCAGAGCTATTAGACCTCCCGAGCCCTATAAAGGCAAAGGCATTATGTATGCTGACGAAAGAATTATCAGAAAAGCAGGTAAGACTGCTGGTAAAGATTAA
- the rpsH gene encoding 30S ribosomal protein S8, giving the protein MATSDPIADMLTIIRNGGKAGLSKVDIPGSKVKLEMVRVLKEQGYIKDYKFLENETQGVIRVVLKYVSEGEPTIFGIQRVSKPSCRVYAKSKNIKPVLNGLGISIISTSKGLMTDKQAKEAKVGGEILCNVW; this is encoded by the coding sequence ATGGCAACTAGTGATCCCATTGCAGACATGCTGACCATAATCAGAAATGGTGGCAAGGCAGGTCTGTCCAAGGTGGATATCCCCGGATCAAAGGTTAAACTCGAGATGGTGCGGGTGCTGAAGGAACAAGGGTATATCAAAGATTATAAATTTCTTGAGAACGAGACCCAGGGGGTTATTCGGGTGGTCTTGAAATATGTTTCAGAAGGCGAACCCACTATTTTTGGTATACAACGTGTAAGTAAACCCTCTTGCAGGGTGTATGCGAAATCAAAAAATATCAAGCCGGTACTAAATGGCTTAGGTATTTCCATCATTTCCACTTCTAAGGGGTTGATGACCGACAAGCAGGCTAAAGAAGCAAAGGTCGGCGGTGAAATTCTTTGTAACGTTTGGTAA
- a CDS encoding type Z 30S ribosomal protein S14 — protein MAKKALIAKAQRKPKFGVRAYNRCPLCGRPRAFIRKAGICRICFRTLASQGKLPGVTKSSW, from the coding sequence TTGGCTAAAAAAGCTTTAATCGCAAAGGCGCAAAGGAAACCCAAATTTGGTGTACGGGCTTACAACAGGTGCCCTTTATGCGGTAGACCACGTGCATTTATTAGAAAAGCTGGTATATGCAGAATTTGTTTTAGAACGCTTGCATCGCAGGGTAAACTGCCGGGCGTAACCAAGTCTTCTTGGTAG
- the rplE gene encoding 50S ribosomal protein L5, translated as MTTLKEKYTNEVVPALTDEFKYANQCQVPKLDKIVLNMGLGEAVRNPKIVETAAQELGLIAGQKAVITRAKKPIANFKLRADLPIGCKVTLRREKMYDFLERLINIALPRVRDFRGISGKAFDGRGNYSLGITEHIIFPEIDYDKVDAIKGLNVTVVTTAQTDEEGKSFLKLMGMPFKN; from the coding sequence ATGACTACGCTTAAGGAAAAGTATACCAACGAAGTGGTTCCAGCACTGACGGATGAGTTTAAGTATGCCAATCAGTGCCAGGTGCCGAAGTTGGATAAAATTGTACTGAATATGGGGCTTGGCGAGGCGGTCAGAAACCCTAAAATTGTTGAAACAGCCGCCCAGGAACTCGGATTGATTGCAGGGCAGAAAGCCGTAATTACCCGTGCAAAAAAACCCATTGCAAATTTTAAATTGCGTGCGGATCTTCCCATCGGCTGCAAAGTAACGCTTAGACGGGAAAAAATGTATGACTTTCTTGAAAGACTAATCAACATTGCACTTCCCCGTGTAAGGGATTTCAGAGGCATTTCCGGGAAGGCATTTGATGGCCGTGGTAATTACAGTTTAGGTATTACGGAGCACATCATCTTTCCTGAAATTGATTATGATAAGGTTGACGCTATCAAGGGCCTCAATGTAACGGTTGTCACCACAGCCCAAACCGATGAAGAGGGCAAATCATTCCTTAAATTGATGGGAATGCCCTTTAAAAACTAA
- the rplX gene encoding 50S ribosomal protein L24 yields MRIKKDDKVKVLTGKDKGKIGKVLKVVKKTNRIVVENINMVKVHQRPSQENPQGGIVEKAMSMDVSNLMLMCNSCVKPTRIGIKQLEDGKRVRVCKKCNQQIDS; encoded by the coding sequence ATAAGAATAAAAAAAGACGATAAAGTCAAGGTGTTGACCGGCAAGGACAAAGGCAAGATTGGCAAGGTTCTCAAAGTTGTCAAAAAGACGAACCGGATTGTTGTTGAAAATATCAACATGGTCAAAGTTCATCAGCGTCCTTCCCAGGAAAACCCCCAGGGGGGCATCGTTGAAAAAGCCATGTCCATGGATGTATCCAATCTTATGCTGATGTGTAATTCCTGTGTAAAACCCACTCGTATTGGAATCAAACAGCTTGAAGATGGAAAACGGGTAAGAGTCTGTAAAAAATGCAATCAGCAGATAGACTCCTAA
- the rplN gene encoding 50S ribosomal protein L14, translating into MIQSETRLTVADNSGAKELYCIKVLGGSKRRYATIGDVIVVSVKEAIPNSKVSKGDVVRAVIVRTKKEISRPDGSSIRFDDNSAVVINKNNEPVGTRIFGPVARELRARRFMKIISLAPDVL; encoded by the coding sequence ATGATTCAAAGTGAAACCAGACTGACAGTCGCTGACAATTCAGGCGCCAAGGAACTGTACTGCATTAAAGTACTTGGCGGTTCTAAAAGAAGATACGCCACCATCGGAGATGTTATCGTTGTTTCCGTAAAAGAGGCTATTCCCAATTCAAAGGTCAGCAAGGGAGATGTCGTCCGCGCTGTTATTGTCAGAACTAAAAAAGAGATCTCCCGGCCCGACGGATCATCCATCCGTTTTGATGATAATTCCGCAGTTGTGATTAACAAGAACAACGAGCCGGTAGGAACACGTATTTTCGGACCGGTTGCAAGAGAACTTCGTGCAAGACGTTTTATGAAGATTATCTCTCTTGCGCCCGACGTACTTTGA
- the rpsQ gene encoding 30S ribosomal protein S17 yields METIKKNKKELIGLIVSDKMDKSVVVRVERFVQHKVYKKYIKRYKKYHAHDEQNECRIGDEVKIIETRPLSKLKRFRVTEIVKKAV; encoded by the coding sequence ATGGAAACTATAAAAAAAAATAAAAAAGAGCTGATTGGTCTGATCGTGTCTGACAAAATGGATAAGTCCGTGGTGGTCAGGGTTGAAAGATTTGTACAGCATAAGGTGTATAAAAAATACATCAAACGTTACAAAAAATATCATGCCCATGATGAGCAAAATGAATGTAGAATTGGTGACGAAGTCAAAATTATCGAAACCAGGCCGCTGAGTAAATTGAAACGGTTTCGGGTGACTGAAATTGTTAAAAAAGCGGTCTAG
- the rpmC gene encoding 50S ribosomal protein L29 — MLKASEIRDMDAGQIKDKIVELKKELFNLRFQNNVGQLANTANLSSVRKDIARLYTISKEMNVKN, encoded by the coding sequence ATGTTAAAGGCCAGTGAAATCAGGGATATGGATGCAGGTCAGATTAAAGACAAAATTGTTGAGCTTAAAAAAGAATTGTTTAACCTTCGTTTCCAGAATAATGTAGGTCAGCTCGCGAATACAGCCAATCTGTCCAGTGTAAGAAAAGACATCGCCAGGCTTTACACGATTTCCAAAGAAATGAACGTCAAAAATTAG
- the rplP gene encoding 50S ribosomal protein L16, whose product MLSPRNIKFRKQFRGRTKGTPTRGNTLSFGDYGLQAVECGYVNARQIEAARVAMTRKAKRQGKSWIRFFPDHPITKKPAEVRMGKGKGATDAWVARVKPGKILYEMEGVDRDLAKEALRLAARKLSVKTRFVERSK is encoded by the coding sequence ATGCTGAGTCCCAGAAATATCAAATTTCGCAAACAGTTCCGCGGTAGAACCAAAGGAACGCCTACCCGGGGTAATACACTGAGCTTTGGAGACTATGGCCTCCAGGCTGTGGAATGCGGGTATGTAAATGCAAGACAGATTGAGGCGGCCAGGGTCGCGATGACCAGAAAGGCCAAAAGGCAGGGCAAAAGCTGGATTCGTTTTTTCCCGGATCATCCCATTACCAAAAAACCTGCTGAAGTCAGAATGGGTAAAGGTAAAGGTGCAACTGATGCGTGGGTGGCACGGGTAAAACCGGGCAAGATCCTTTATGAGATGGAAGGCGTTGACAGAGATTTGGCTAAAGAGGCCCTAAGGCTGGCTGCCAGAAAACTTTCCGTGAAAACCCGTTTTGTGGAGAGGAGTAAATAA